The [Clostridium] celerecrescens 18A genomic sequence TATTAAGTTTCTCTTCAAACACATCTCATTCCAGCCCTTCTATCCCCCTAATTTCCGCTCCAAAAGGCAATGCCCCCATCACAACTTTTTCCCAAGGTGTTCCTATAACAGAATCTAAGACAACGATTGCTCCTTTATCTTCCTCTGTTCTAATTAACCGTCCACATCCTTGTTTTAATTTAAGTCCCATCTCAGGATAATCAACTGTTATGACGGGATCTAATCCTTGTTCTCTTGCCTCTTTACGTTGTACTTCAATGAGAGGATCTAGAACTGGGAAAGGCAGCTGCCAGACGATTAGCAAGGTTAATGCATCACCTGGTACATTGATTCCTTCCCAAAAATTTGCACCAATCAATACCGAGAATTCCTCCTCTTTAAACCTTCGTACAAGATGCCCTCTCTCCCCTTTATCTTCCCATAGAATATCAAATGGAAATTGATATCCTTCCAATCTCTTTCTGATTTTACGAACTTCCTCCATCGAATTGGTAAGTACGAGAGCCCGTCCCTCATTATTATTTAATAGGGATACTAACTTTTCAATGCCGTGGGTAGACTTTTCTTCTAAACTGTGTGAAGACTGTGGTAAGTAGACAACAACCTGTTTTTCTAAATCAAAAGGACTTTCCACCGTAGATTTGGAAGGTTCCTTTAATCCAAGCGTTCGTATAAAATAATCAAAATCGCCTTCATTACTTAACGTTGCTGAGGTAAATATCACTGGTAATTCCTTCTGAAATAAATGTCGGTTTAACATCTCATTTAAATTCCTAGGAACAACCCAAAAACTACCATCCCCTCTATCAATCCAAGCTATCATATCTGTACTATTATTTCTACTAAATCTGTCTAGTGCCATTATGGCTCTTTCAATTTGCCCTTCATATGCTTGTATTTGGTTTGCGGATAATGACTCTGTATATAGTTCTTGCTCAATCTGCATCTCTAGATGAAGGTGATCTAATGTCTTTCGAAATACTTTAGCCGTCTTTTGCAACGTATCA encodes the following:
- a CDS encoding ATP-dependent DNA helicase, with the protein product MCALCTINTRVKVPFDYSNREDFQVKLVEWIGDVLYDILPELGYEVRDEQIFTAFQIADAVCSKKVHLAEAGLGTGKTFAYLLSAIPYARFSGKPVVIACASTALQEQLAGDSGDIKTLSRLLGLEIDARMAKDSRQYICDVRVNENLEEFDMMSDEINQWLNKTKLGERSEISTVPDHIWKRIGWNESMSCDICMNRGYCKLVKAREYYRLARDLIIVDHETFFNDLWTREERLANGQLPILPNYSAVILDEGHKILLPAAMQAGQQISKEEIDNIVFTLGEIQGARDSLVSATAAMEQASYDFFEKLNRSVIIAESSERISIRMNDTLQKTAKVFRKTLDHLHLEMQIEQELYTESLSANQIQAYEGQIERAIMALDRFSRNNSTDMIAWIDRGDGSFWVVPRNLNEMLNRHLFQKELPVIFTSATLSNEGDFDYFIRTLGLKEPSKSTVESPFDLEKQVVVYLPQSSHSLEEKSTHGIEKLVSLLNNNEGRALVLTNSMEEVRKIRKRLEGYQFPFDILWEDKGERGHLVRRFKEEEFSVLIGANFWEGINVPGDALTLLIVWQLPFPVLDPLIEVQRKEAREQGLDPVITVDYPEMGLKLKQGCGRLIRTEEDKGAIVVLDSVIGTPWEKVVMGALPFGAEIRGIEGLE